The DNA segment TTCTCGTAGCGGTTGTTGGACGTAACTGACTAAACCTGTTGCGAAATAGAGTCCAATCGCTAGACCGATCGCTAGCCAAATGACGGCTCCTCGCAGGGCGCGGCGCAGTTCCTCCAAATGCTCGCCGAATGTCATCGACGATTCTTCGAAAAGACTATCTTTTGGGCGGGATGGCAATTCCACGGTGCAGTGTTCGTTTTTCTTGAGGCGGGGGCCGATCCGATCGAGCAGGACTCGACACCTAGACAAAGGTGGCAACAATAACGGATCGGCGTTGGGAGCTAGATTGATTGCCCTTCAGTTTAACTGCCACTCAGTGGTTTGGCGAAAGGGGCAGTTCGCTTTTTCTTGGAGGCATTAAAAGGATTATAATGATCAAACTGGAACCGCTGAAAATGAACCCCATCATGCGTGACTACCTGTGGGGGGGACGCAAGCTGTCTGAGCGGCTGGGGAAAACGATCGAAGAGGGCCAGACCGCTGCGGAAAGCTGGGAAATTGTCGATCGGGACGATGCCCAGAGCGTGGTTGCTGACGGACCCTGGAAAGGGCAGACGCTGCGGCAGTTGATCGCCGAGCAGAAACGCGAAATGCTTGGTGATTGCGACTCCAATAGCCATTTTCCGCTGTTATTAAAATATTTGGATTGCCAGCGAGTCCTTTCGGTGCAGGTCCACCCTACGGACGAGTATGGGCTGAAAATGCCCCAGCCTGACCTGGGGAAGACCGAAGCGTGGTATATCGTTGATGCCGAACCGGATAGCGTGATTTACGCCGGTCTAAAAGAGGGAGTCGACCGGTTGATGCTGGCCGAAGCGATTCAGGACCAGCAGACCGAGAAAGTTCTTCACGAAATTCGCCCCAATGCAGGCGACTGTATCTTTATTCCCGCCGGGACGGTCCATGCGCTCGGCGCAGGACTGTTGGTGGCTGAAATTCAGCAAGCCAGCGACACCACTTTTCGCCTGTACGACTGGAACCGCGTCGGTGCCGATGGAAAGCCTCGCCCGTTGCATATCGAACAAGCTCTGGCGGTGACGAATTACGATTCGGGACCGGTTTACCCTGTTAGCCCCAAAGACGTTGCCGATGGTTGGCAGCAGTTGGTCGATTGCGACAAGTTTCAGCTGTTAAAGGCAAGCGAATGCGGTTCGTATCCGATTCCCTCGGCAGACCGTTTTGTCATCCTCAGCGTCCCCTGCGGAAAAGCGCTCCTCCGCTGGGCCGGAGGGACTCGATCCCTTGAAGTAGGGGATTCAGTACTGGTTCCTGCGGCTGTCACCGACGTGGAAGTCGTCATCGAAGAGCCCCATTCAACGGTCTTGAGGATGCACGGGCCTGCCGATACCCCTTGCCTGGCTTAGACAATCGGTCTTTTCTCGCGGGTTTGCTAGCAAATCTTGCTGGATTGGTTCGGATTGCTGCAGAGGGGGATTCTTGGAGGTCGATAGGAGGTGTGTGAGTCGGCCTGAGGCGGTCAGGGATCGGACGATTTTGGTTCCTTTGCCTGCCGAATAGGTATTGGCTTCACCGCGATGATTTCGCTACGCTCGACGCGCCAAGGGCTGCGTCCCTTCCTCTACAACCAATAAAAATCCCATGCGAACCATAGCTCTTCTCATTTGCTGTGCGACTTTGACGTCTTTGGGATGTCGTCAGCGTCCGCTTTTGGCTCCTCCGGGGCCGACCAGTTATCAGCAAGGGCAAGCGGTCATCCATGATCCTTACCCCCAAAATGACATTGGTGTGGAAGAGCAGGCCAGTCGCCCTCGGGATTACCAAAAGCCTCTAGCGGAGCCGGTTCGCGATCGGCTGTACCGCGACGCGTCGCCATGGTGGCAGTTCGGAGGTTAAACCGGGCAGGTTTTAGCTTCCCTCTTTCAAGCGAAACGACGCTGGTCCAATCTCTTTATCGGCGTTGCGTGTTCGGTTTTAAAGCATTCGCTAGATAGGCTTTAAGCGGATTGGTTAAACGGTTGGTGAATGATTCGGGCTAGCCGCCTGATGGAGATTTACTGGAACCTTGGCCGCTGGCGGTTTGATGCTCTCAAACAAAAAAAGAGTACGGCAAAAAACCCCAAAGCCAAAACGGAGGATGTGTGTTAATCTAGGAGGCCTTCTCTTTCGCTTCCCATTCATTGATCTGCACACACCTGATGGCCGCTCCAAAATCCAACCGCAATCACGATCATGGTGACAGCAAGTCTTCCAAGGCATCGGAAGGTGAGCAACGACTGCAGCGCATTTTAGCGGCCGCCGGTTTTGGTAGCCGTCGCAAGTGCGAGGAATATATCACGGAAGGTCGAGTGGAGGTCGATGGCGAGATCGTCATGCGATTGGGAGCGACCGCCGACCCACTGCACAGCAAAATCTACGTCGACGGCAATAAATTGCATTTGCCGAAAGCGGTTTATTTTATCTTGCACAAGCCAACCGGCGTCGTTTCGACCAATCGTGACCCTCAGGGCCGGCCTCGCGTTATCGATCTGATTCCCCCCGGAACTCGCGTTTTTCCGGTTGGTCGTTTAGACCGTAATAGCGAAGGATTGATGCTGATGACCAACGATGGTGCGTTGGCCGACCAGCTAACCCACCCTCGGTATGGCGTGATGAAGGTCTATCATGTGACCGTCGCTGGCGAGGTGACTCCCGAAGCGATGAAGAAGATGCGGGAGGGGATTTTCATCGCGGAAGGTCGAGTGCAGGTCGATGGGGCCAAAATCCGCAAAGCGGGGGCTCGTTCGACCGATATGGAAATCAGCCTGCGAGAAGGCAAGAATCGCGAAATCCGCCGCATCTTGGCTCGCCTAGGCCATAAAGTCCAGAAACTACGCCGCGTAGCGATCGGTCCGCTCCGATTGGGTGAATTGCCTAAAGGGGCTCATCGCCAGCTGACGCATATCGAAGTCAAAAAATTAAAAGCCGAAGCGGCAGCAGGGGCAAAGCGGGCAACCGACGGCGTCGATCTGCGGCAGCCGCAGGAGCCTGAACGTCCAGAGCGTGGCGAAGCTCCGATTCGAATCGCACCCTCCGCGAAAGCATCGCAGCCTGCCAAGGAATTTCGGCCCGCGAAAAAATCTCGATCGGGCAAAGATTCTCGGCCTGCGAAGGCATCGCGTCCCAGCAAATCAGGTCAATCGGCCAGCAAGCTGGGTGCAAAAAAGGGGACCAAGCGTCCTTCGCCAAATCGATCCGCTGGTGGTCCATCCAAGCGTCCCGTCGTATCGCGAGGCAAAAAAGTCGCTTCGCGATCGAAATCCAATTCGTTTGAATTCGATTTCAATTCCGCCGGAGCTCGTGGTGGTGCTTTGATTGGGATTGAAAGCGAATCGCAAGAAAAGCCAGATCGTGCAAAGAAAAAGAAGCCGGCGAAACGTGGGGCTCGTGGGGCGGCTGGCCGTTCGGGAACCTCAAGGTCAAAACCAAAGTCCAATACCCGATCGGCGGGAAAGCCGAATCGTGGTTCCGATAGGAAGAAAGGGAAGTAGCACGGTGGCTGAATCGCTTCATGCGGCCTATTACGCCGATCAGATGCAACAGGTGGACGCCCAGGTGGTTACGAATCAGCCACTGGCCAAGGAGACCTACCTCGTTCGAATTGCCGCTCCAGAAATTGCGGCTCGTGTTCGTCCGGGACAGTTTGTGATGATCCGCATGTCGGGATTGAATGATCCCTTGATCGGACGTGCGCTGGCCGTTTATGACGTCGGGTGTGACGACCAAGGAACCCCGGCAACTTTTGATCTGGTCTATCTGAAAAAGGGCAAACTAACGACCTGCTTGTCTCAAGCGGCAGCGGGGGATTCGGTCACGGTTTGGGGACCGCTGGGCAATGGTTTTGCTCCGGTACCCTGTGAGCATCTGGTAATGGTCGCCGGTGGAATCGGGCAAACCCCGTTTGTGGTTCTGGCGAAAGAAGCGTTAGGTTTGCAGACCTTTGGCCAGCGGACGGGCGGCTGGGCAAAAAGTGTCACCCTAATCTACGGAGCTCGCAGTGCCGATCGTTTGGCAGGCGTCGACGATTTTCGGAAACTGGGCGTCGATGTTCGACTGTGTACCGACGACGGGTCGACGGGCGAAAAAGCGTTGGTTCCGGCCGTCCTTGACCGTTGCTTAACCGAGCTGAAAACGTCCCTTGCTGCCGATTCGATTCGCGTCGTTTGCTGTGGCCCTGAAATCATGATGGAAAAAGCTTCCGAGGTCGCGATCGCTCAGTCGACGCCGTGTGAAGTGTCGATGGAAACGCCCATGGCGTGTGGCATTGGGATCTGTTTTTCTTGCGTTGCCAAGGTCCGGCAATCCGATGGGGAATGGGATTACAAACGGACCTGTGTCGAAGGGCCTGTTTTTGACGCTACAAAAATTTGCTGGTAAGCCATGCGGATCCTGCAAATTACCAGCGGTGGGCAACAGTCCAACGGAGCGCTGCAGTATGCGGTGCAGTTGTCGAATCGCTTAGTCGATCGTGGACACGAAGTTTGGATGCTGACCGTTCCCGGAGGCTACGTTGCCCAGGCGATCGAACAATCCGATGTAACGTTGATCCCCTCGTCACTGCATCGTTGGCCGCTGGATGAATTGAAGCGAATCGACCAGCAGATTCAGAAACTGGGAATTCAGGTGGTGCACGGCCATAGCAGCCGAGCATGTAATTTTGCCGTTTGTCTAAGACGGCTCTACGGGGTCCCTGCCGTTTCCACCGCTCATGCCAATAAGGTGCAGGTGCACTGGGCTTGGGCTGACCGCATCATTGCGGTTTCCAAGGTGACGGAAACCTTTCACCGCCGCTGGAACCTCGTCCGTAAATCGCGTATTTCGATCATCCACAACCCGATTGATACGGACCGATTTCAGCCGCTGGATCCGGCCCTGCGGTCCGCTCAGCGGGCTGCGTTGCACGTCGCGGACGAGACGCCGGTGTTACTGATTGCAGGGCACATTGTGCGTCGTAAGGGACAGCGCATTGCGGTTGCCGCGATGCCGGAAATTCTGGCAAAATTCCCGGCAGCCCAGTTGTGGTTGGTGGGGCATGAAGATCACCGGTATGGAAAACTGGTCCGCGAGGATATCGAACGGTTAGGAATTCAAAACTCCGTTCGATTGATCCCGCCTTGTGAGGATGTGCAACGCTATTTCGCAATGGCAGACCTTTGTCTTTGCCCGTCACTAGACGAACCTTTTGGGTTGACCGCCTGCGAATCGCTCGCCTGTGAGGTGCCCGTCATCGCGTCCTCTGTCGGAGGATTTCTGGAAACGATTCAGCACGATCGATCCGGAGTTTTGCTGAAACGAAATGATGCACCGACGTTGGCAGCGGCAACGATTCAGATGCTGCAAAACCGGGAACGGTGTCAGGCGTTTGGGAAAGTTGGTCGAAGGTGGGTTCAACAAAACCTAACGGCGGATGCGCACGACCAACAGGTCGAGCAAGTCTATCAGTCTCTCTTAAAATAACCGATTCGCGACAGAGCCGTTTAAAGAACATGAAGCCCGAATCGCCTTATTCGCCACCCTTTTCGCAAACCATGCAGGTCGATCGCCATCGGCTTCGCAAGGCGTGGCAACGCATCGAACAAACCGGTTCCCAGGACCAGGCATCCGAGTCAGCGCGGCAGCGTTTCCAGGAGCAATTGGATGCTTCGATCGCCGTTCGCCAACAACGCGAACAGTTAAAACCGTCGCTGGAAACGCCTGCGGAGCTACCGATCAGTGGGTACCGCGATCAGGTCATTCAGTTGCTGAAAGAGCGGCAGGTGATCGTGGTCTGCGGAGAAACAGGCAGCGGGAAAAGTACGCAGCTGCCGAAATTCTGTCTGGACGCTGGGTTTGGACGCAAAGCGATGATCGGGCACACCCAGCCCCGGCGGCTGGCAGCACGATCGATCGCAGCCCGGTTGGGCGATGAACTGGCCTGCCCTTCGTCGGTCGGATTTAAAATTCGATTCACCGACGCCACCGAATCGAACACCTTGGTCAAATTAATGACCGATGGAATCCTGCTGGCAGAGACTCAGCATGATCGGTTCTTGGATCGCTACGATGTGATCATTATCGATGAAGCGCATGAGCGTTCGCTGAATATCGATTTTTTGTTGGGGTACCTGCGGCGTCTGCAAGGGAAGCGTCCCGACCTGCGGATCATTATCACCAGTGCCACGATCGATGCCGAGCGGTTCGCCGAGCATTTCTCTGATGAATCCGGCCCCGCGCCGATCTTGACGGTGGAAGGCCGTGGTTACCCGGTGCAGATGCGGTACCTGCCTTGGGACGAAGTCGCCGCCAGTACCGATGACGGAATGTCGCCGACCTATGATCTTTCGCGTCACGTGATCGCGGGAGTGGACGAGGTTCTTCGCGACGGTGGAGGGGACGCGTTGGTGTTCCTGCCGACCGAACGCGACATCCGTGAGGTTTCTCATCGTTTAAACGGACATTTTAAGCGACAGGGACGTGAGGGGCGGATCGACTTGCTGCCGCTGTATGCGCGATTGCCTCAGAAAGAACAACAGCAGATCTTCAACCCCTCAGGATCGAAGCGACGGATCGTGTTGGCGACCAATGTCGCGGAATCGTCTTTGACGGTCCCACGCATCCATTACGTCGTCGATGCGGGAACCGCCCGAATCAGTCGATACAGTCCACGCAGTAAAGTTCAGCGGTTGCCGATCGAGGCGATCAGTCAGGCGAGTGCCAATCAGCGTGCCGGACGTTGTGGACGGATTGGACCAGGGGTTTGCGTTCGCTTGTACAGCGAACAAGATTTCGCCGATCGTCCTGCTTTTACGACTCCTGAAATTCGCCGCACCAATCTGGCTTCGGTCATTCTTCAGACCAAGACATTGAACCTGGGCCCGATCAGCGAATTTCCGTTTCTGGATCCGCCGCGACCGGAATCGATTCGGGAGGGGCTGAAAACACTGCATGAAATCGGAGCGATCGACCGCCGCGAAGAATTAACCAAGATCGGGATGCAGTTGGGACGGATGCCCGTCGATCCTCGCGTGGGCCGAATGCTGCTTGCCGCAGAGGAACATGGCGTGTTGCCCGAGGTCCTGGTGATCGCCGCGGCGATTGAAATCCAGGATCCGCGTGAACGGCCGATCGAAAAACAGCAGGCCGCTGACGAAGCGCAGGCGATCTTTCAGGATGGTCAAAGCGACTTTGTTAGCTATCTCCGCTTGTGGCATTTTTATCAGGAACAACGCGAGGCGCTCTCTCGGAATCGGCTGCAAAAGGCCTGCCGAAGTCGATTCCTCTCCTACAATCGCCTCCGAGAGTGGGAAGACGTCTATCGACAGTTGCGTGAAATGATTCGCGGTGTCCATCGTCCTTCGCCCGGGCAATCGCGTGGGAAACGCTCGTCGGGTGGCGGCAAGCTTGCTTCCATCGGGCCGCCACGGTTGTTGGAACCGGATGACAATGCAAGCGAAGAACCGGCTGCCCAGCCGGTGCTGAGTGAAGAACGTTACGACGCCGTTCACCAAGCACTTCTGACGGGGCTGTTGTCCGGCGTCGCTCAGAAAACCGACAAGCACATGTATCTGGGAGCCGGGGGACTAAAGTTGCAGTTATGGCCTGGGTCCGGGCTGTTCGAATTGGCGCCGCAGTGGATCGTGGCCGCCGAGCTGGTCGAAACGACGCGAACCTATGCCCGTACTGTTGCCAGAATTAAGCCAGAATGGCTAGAGCAACTGGCCGAACATCTGGTGCGTCGCAGTTACAGTGAACCGCACTGGAGCAAAAAGCAGGGAGGAGCCTTTTGTTATGAACGGGTCAATCTGTTTGGATTGCCGGTCGTGCTTCGTCGCCGCGTCGCCCTGGCACCGATCGACCCCACCACCGCTAGGGAATTGTTGATTGAACAAGGGTTGGTCGAACAGCAGTTGCCCACCCGTTCGCGATCCGTCACCCACAACCGGCGATTGATGGAATGGATCGATCAGTGGATGGCCAAAGCGAGGCAGCGGGAGTTTGTTGTCGACCCACTGACCATTCATCAATTTTACGCGATGCGTTTACCGGCGAATGTTGTCGATCGAGTTTCGCTGGAGCGACTGGACCGAGACCAACCGATTCCTGATTGGGTCCGTTCGCTGAAATCGCCAGAGGACCTCCAAGCCTGGCTGGAAGCGCCTCCGGAAATCGAAAACGTCGAGGGACAAGAGGGGCCCGATACCCTAGCGACCCTCTACATGGCTCCGCACGACCTGTTGCCGCAAGTCGCTGCCACGATTGCTCCCGATCAGTTTCCCGACATGTTGGATGTTGGCGGAACCCAGTTGCCAATCGATTATCACTACGAACCAGGATCGCCACGCGATGGGATCACGGTAACGGTTCCCAAGGCTGCGCTTGCTCAGGTTTCCGATCATCGATTTGGTTGGTTGGTCCCCGGTCTGCTGGAGACGAAGGTTACGGCGATGATCAAGTCGCTGCCAAAACGAATTCGCCGAAACCTGGTTCCGGCGGCGGATGTGGCTCGCGAAGTCTGTGCGGAATTGTCCCCTGATTTCGGAGCGGTCCCTTTTCTCCCGACGTTATGTGCAACCCTTTCACGGCGCGCGGAAATGCCTATTAGCGAGGGGGACTTTAATTCCGAAAAGCTCCCTCAGCACTTGCAGATTTTGGTGAATGTGGTCGATGAAGAGGGGCAAACGATCGCTAGTGAACGGAGTGTGGCTGAGGTTCGAACGCATCTGGGCGTTGAAGAATCCTCCTCTTCCGAATCGTTGGTGCAGGCCGTGACAACGGCTCAGATCGATCGCGAAGGGATGCAGACTTTCGATCTGGAGTCGATTGAAGAACAAGTGATTCGGACGCAGGGAGGTGTGCAATTAGCACAATTCCCCGCCTTGGTTGACGATGTTGATTCGGTTTCACTGCGACTGTTTTCCGATCGTCTAACCGCCGAAGCGGCTCATCGCCGTGGTTTAATGCGGTTGTATGCCATTGCCGAACGGAAGGAGATTCGCAGCCAAGTGCGCTGGTTGCCCGGTGCCGATAAAGCAAAGGTGCGACTGGGCAGGATCCTGCCAGCCGATCAGTATGAGCCAGCGCTGATTGATTTGGTTGCCCGGATGGCGTTTGTCGATCAGGGGCCGCTGGTCCGCAGCGAGGCGGAATTCAATGAACGTCGCAAGAATCGCGGCGAACGGATCGCCGTCGCAGCCCAACAGGTCGCCAAGTGGTTGCCCGCTTGGGCCGACGCCTATCAGCAAGCGCGAAGCGAATGGGAATCGATCGGGCAAGCACGTTATGCCGACGTCCGCCAAGACGTCCACGAGCAAGTCGAATGGCTGACCGGCGACCACTTTCTTTCGAGGACGCCCTGGCAGTGGTTGCAGCACTACCCAAGATATTTCAACGCGATTGCCTACCGTCTGGATAAATTCCGTTCGGGCGGAGAGAGTCGTGACAGGGAAGCGACGGCAACGGTTTCACGCTTGTTGACGCAAATCGAAAACTATCAACCCGGCTCGGGGGCTCCCGGACGCCCGGCCAAAGCGACCAAAGAAACCTTGCGTTGGTTAATCCAAGAACTGCGAGTCAGTCTGTTTGCACAGCCGCTGGGAACCGCCGAGAAAGTCTCGGTCCCTAGGATCGAGAAGTACTTGAATTGATTCGATTCATAACTTTCCGTTCCGGTTGGGCAACGTCCCCTGGTCGGCTTGTCCGACAGGAACGCAAGATTTGTAATTAGATATGGGAGCGACAGAAAGCCGCTCCCCTCGCCAGCTTGTCTGGCAGGAAGCTGAGGTCGCGTTGCGTTTGCCCATGGATCGTTTTTTAACTTCAAATCTTTTGCTCCCGCTGGGCAAGCCAGCGCGGGGCAATGGTTTGATCCTAGCAAATTTTAGGACCGTCGGAGCCATTCTCGGGCTCTCATCAACGTCCCCTGGTCGGCTTGTCCGACAGGAACGCAAGATTTGTAATTAGATATGGGCGAGGTTTGAAGCCGCTCCCCTCGCCAGCTTGTCTGGCAGGAAGCTGAGGTCGCGTTGCGTTTGCGTTAAATCTTTCCGTTCCGGTTGGGCAAGCCAACCGGGTCGGCGTTTGCCCATGCATCGTTTTTTAACTTCAAATCTTTTGCTCCCGCTGGGCAAGCCAGCGGGGGGCAATGGTTTTGTCGTAGCAAATCGTGAAGACGATCGGAGCCGTTTTTCGGCTCTCATCAACGTCGGTTTGGCAACGTCCCCTGGTCGGCTTGTCCGACAGGAACGCGAGATTTGTAATTAGATATGGGAGCGACAGGAAGCCGCTCCCCTTGCCAGCTTGTCTGGCAGGAAGCTGAGGTCGCGTTGCGTTTGCGTTAAATCTTTCCGTTCCGGTTGGGCAAGCCAACCGGGGCGGCGTTTGCCCATGGATCGTTTTTTAACTTCAAATCTTTTGCTCCCGCTGGGCAAGCCAGCGGGGGGCAATGGTTTGATCTTAGCAAGTCGTGAAGACGATCGGAGTCATTCTCGGGCTCTTATCAACGTCGGTTTGGCAACGTCCCCTGGTCGGCTTGTCCGACAGGAACGCGAGATTTGTAATTAGATATGGGCGAGGTTTGAAGCCGCTCCCCTCGCCAGCTTTCCGTTCCGGTTGGGCAAGCCAACCGGGGCGGCGTTTTCTCATGGAACGTCTTTTTAACTTCAAATCTTTTGCTCCCGCTGGGCACGCCAGCGGGGAGAAATGGTTTGATCGTCCTGTTTTTAGTCGGCGAATAGTTCTTGGCCGCTTGATTCGGATTCCATAAGCGCCGTTTTGACGACGGTTCGAACTTGCCTTTCAGCGACTTCCTTTTGCAGTTTTGCAATCGCTTCGGCGACTGGCATCGACCCAAGGTCTCCGTCGATTCGGTCTCTTAGTGCCAGTTGACCCGATTCGGCTTCTTTGGGACCGACGACTGCCATGTACGGCGTCAGTTCCAGTTGAGCGTCTCGGATCTTCGCTTGGACTTTGCTGTTGCGAAGGTCGGTGGTGGCTCGTAGTCCCGCGTCGGTCAACTGTTTGGTAAGCGCGACGGCGTAGTCGGTCGTTTTTTCCGAAAGGGGCAAAACGCGAATCTGCTCGGGGGCCAACCAGAGTGGGAAAGCACCGGCGAAATGTTCGATCAACATTCCGACAAAGCGTTCCAACGATCCAAATGGAGCTCGATGGATCATGACCGGACGATGGCCGACGTTATCCGCTCCGGCGTATTCCAACTTGAAACGCTCGGGCAGGTTGTAATCCAGTTGCACGGTGCCCAGTTGCCATGAGCGGCCGATACAATCGCGGACCATAAAGTCAGCCTTGGGACCATAAAACGCGGCCTCGCCTGGTTGTTCACCAAAATCGAGCCCCGAATCATTGAGGACTCCGCGAAGAGCCCCTTCGGCGTGATCCCAGTTTTCTTCAGTGCCGACGTATTTATCGCTATCGGGGTCTCGCAGCGAAAGTTGAACTCGATAGTCAGCCAGACCGACCGCTTCGAGAACAAACTTGGTCAGTTCAATCGTCGCTCGGAATTCTTCTTCGACTTGATCGGCGGTGCAGAAGATATGGGCATCATCCTGCGTCAGGCCGCGGACGCGAAGCATTCCGTTCAGTTCCCCGGTCTGCTCGTGGCGATAGACTGAACCGAATTCGAACAGTCGCAGCGGCAACTGGCGATAGGATCGCGGCTGAGCCTTAAAAATATGGCAATGATGCGGGCAGTTCATCGGTTTCACGAGGTACCGCTCATTGGTCGCTTGCCACTGCTGCAAGATATCTCGCTTCGATTCGACTCGAGCACTCGTGGTGTAATCGGGAAGGCTGACGCCAAGCACTTCGGCGGCGGCCATCAATTTGTCTTCGCCGTCGGCGTCGATGGTGCCAGCTTCTAGCCGTTGGCTCCAAGCATCCACGAGGGCTCCGGCTTCGGCACCGAACAACGGTGGAAACTGGCTCTCGCGATAATAGGGGAAGTGCCCACTGGTTTCGTACAATTCGACACGGCCCAGGTGAGGACTGTAGACCGGGTCGTAGCCGCGGCCGAGCAATTCCTTTCGAAGGAAGTCTTCCAGGATGGATCGCACGCGGGCTCCGCGAGGCAGCCATAAACACAGGCCGGGGCCGACTTCGGGATTGAACGCGAACAGTCCATGCTTTTTGCCCAGCACGCGATGGTCGCGGCGGCGGGCTTCTTCTAGCAATTCGAGATAGGCCTTCAGATCTTTTTTGTCAAAGAAAGCCGTTCCGTACAGGCGTTGAAGTTGCCGGCCTTTGGCATCCCCTTTCCAGTAGGCGCCC comes from the Roseimaritima multifibrata genome and includes:
- a CDS encoding dihydroorotate dehydrogenase electron transfer subunit, producing the protein MQQVDAQVVTNQPLAKETYLVRIAAPEIAARVRPGQFVMIRMSGLNDPLIGRALAVYDVGCDDQGTPATFDLVYLKKGKLTTCLSQAAAGDSVTVWGPLGNGFAPVPCEHLVMVAGGIGQTPFVVLAKEALGLQTFGQRTGGWAKSVTLIYGARSADRLAGVDDFRKLGVDVRLCTDDGSTGEKALVPAVLDRCLTELKTSLAADSIRVVCCGPEIMMEKASEVAIAQSTPCEVSMETPMACGIGICFSCVAKVRQSDGEWDYKRTCVEGPVFDATKICW
- a CDS encoding pseudouridine synthase, coding for MICTHLMAAPKSNRNHDHGDSKSSKASEGEQRLQRILAAAGFGSRRKCEEYITEGRVEVDGEIVMRLGATADPLHSKIYVDGNKLHLPKAVYFILHKPTGVVSTNRDPQGRPRVIDLIPPGTRVFPVGRLDRNSEGLMLMTNDGALADQLTHPRYGVMKVYHVTVAGEVTPEAMKKMREGIFIAEGRVQVDGAKIRKAGARSTDMEISLREGKNREIRRILARLGHKVQKLRRVAIGPLRLGELPKGAHRQLTHIEVKKLKAEAAAGAKRATDGVDLRQPQEPERPERGEAPIRIAPSAKASQPAKEFRPAKKSRSGKDSRPAKASRPSKSGQSASKLGAKKGTKRPSPNRSAGGPSKRPVVSRGKKVASRSKSNSFEFDFNSAGARGGALIGIESESQEKPDRAKKKKPAKRGARGAAGRSGTSRSKPKSNTRSAGKPNRGSDRKKGK
- a CDS encoding glycosyltransferase family 4 protein, coding for MRILQITSGGQQSNGALQYAVQLSNRLVDRGHEVWMLTVPGGYVAQAIEQSDVTLIPSSLHRWPLDELKRIDQQIQKLGIQVVHGHSSRACNFAVCLRRLYGVPAVSTAHANKVQVHWAWADRIIAVSKVTETFHRRWNLVRKSRISIIHNPIDTDRFQPLDPALRSAQRAALHVADETPVLLIAGHIVRRKGQRIAVAAMPEILAKFPAAQLWLVGHEDHRYGKLVREDIERLGIQNSVRLIPPCEDVQRYFAMADLCLCPSLDEPFGLTACESLACEVPVIASSVGGFLETIQHDRSGVLLKRNDAPTLAAATIQMLQNRERCQAFGKVGRRWVQQNLTADAHDQQVEQVYQSLLK
- a CDS encoding membrane or secreted protein — translated: MRTIALLICCATLTSLGCRQRPLLAPPGPTSYQQGQAVIHDPYPQNDIGVEEQASRPRDYQKPLAEPVRDRLYRDASPWWQFGG
- a CDS encoding type I phosphomannose isomerase catalytic subunit encodes the protein MIKLEPLKMNPIMRDYLWGGRKLSERLGKTIEEGQTAAESWEIVDRDDAQSVVADGPWKGQTLRQLIAEQKREMLGDCDSNSHFPLLLKYLDCQRVLSVQVHPTDEYGLKMPQPDLGKTEAWYIVDAEPDSVIYAGLKEGVDRLMLAEAIQDQQTEKVLHEIRPNAGDCIFIPAGTVHALGAGLLVAEIQQASDTTFRLYDWNRVGADGKPRPLHIEQALAVTNYDSGPVYPVSPKDVADGWQQLVDCDKFQLLKASECGSYPIPSADRFVILSVPCGKALLRWAGGTRSLEVGDSVLVPAAVTDVEVVIEEPHSTVLRMHGPADTPCLA
- the hrpA gene encoding ATP-dependent RNA helicase HrpA — its product is MKPESPYSPPFSQTMQVDRHRLRKAWQRIEQTGSQDQASESARQRFQEQLDASIAVRQQREQLKPSLETPAELPISGYRDQVIQLLKERQVIVVCGETGSGKSTQLPKFCLDAGFGRKAMIGHTQPRRLAARSIAARLGDELACPSSVGFKIRFTDATESNTLVKLMTDGILLAETQHDRFLDRYDVIIIDEAHERSLNIDFLLGYLRRLQGKRPDLRIIITSATIDAERFAEHFSDESGPAPILTVEGRGYPVQMRYLPWDEVAASTDDGMSPTYDLSRHVIAGVDEVLRDGGGDALVFLPTERDIREVSHRLNGHFKRQGREGRIDLLPLYARLPQKEQQQIFNPSGSKRRIVLATNVAESSLTVPRIHYVVDAGTARISRYSPRSKVQRLPIEAISQASANQRAGRCGRIGPGVCVRLYSEQDFADRPAFTTPEIRRTNLASVILQTKTLNLGPISEFPFLDPPRPESIREGLKTLHEIGAIDRREELTKIGMQLGRMPVDPRVGRMLLAAEEHGVLPEVLVIAAAIEIQDPRERPIEKQQAADEAQAIFQDGQSDFVSYLRLWHFYQEQREALSRNRLQKACRSRFLSYNRLREWEDVYRQLREMIRGVHRPSPGQSRGKRSSGGGKLASIGPPRLLEPDDNASEEPAAQPVLSEERYDAVHQALLTGLLSGVAQKTDKHMYLGAGGLKLQLWPGSGLFELAPQWIVAAELVETTRTYARTVARIKPEWLEQLAEHLVRRSYSEPHWSKKQGGAFCYERVNLFGLPVVLRRRVALAPIDPTTARELLIEQGLVEQQLPTRSRSVTHNRRLMEWIDQWMAKARQREFVVDPLTIHQFYAMRLPANVVDRVSLERLDRDQPIPDWVRSLKSPEDLQAWLEAPPEIENVEGQEGPDTLATLYMAPHDLLPQVAATIAPDQFPDMLDVGGTQLPIDYHYEPGSPRDGITVTVPKAALAQVSDHRFGWLVPGLLETKVTAMIKSLPKRIRRNLVPAADVAREVCAELSPDFGAVPFLPTLCATLSRRAEMPISEGDFNSEKLPQHLQILVNVVDEEGQTIASERSVAEVRTHLGVEESSSSESLVQAVTTAQIDREGMQTFDLESIEEQVIRTQGGVQLAQFPALVDDVDSVSLRLFSDRLTAEAAHRRGLMRLYAIAERKEIRSQVRWLPGADKAKVRLGRILPADQYEPALIDLVARMAFVDQGPLVRSEAEFNERRKNRGERIAVAAQQVAKWLPAWADAYQQARSEWESIGQARYADVRQDVHEQVEWLTGDHFLSRTPWQWLQHYPRYFNAIAYRLDKFRSGGESRDREATATVSRLLTQIENYQPGSGAPGRPAKATKETLRWLIQELRVSLFAQPLGTAEKVSVPRIEKYLN